From Penicillium psychrofluorescens genome assembly, chromosome: 1, one genomic window encodes:
- a CDS encoding uncharacterized protein (ID:PFLUO_000645-T1.cds;~source:funannotate), giving the protein MSNITRAFTKRTKRPEVSAPMPYRAEGHVRFNSGTIKRGNISGPVQLLSTTNMLAYNAPDLKSPTSSSSSSLRSDSDAAISPHSYSSSITTPDMSSHETSPVEANPSYFPKRSATVTSHPRSSTSSSSTTEAPVIPKRALSHTKRSHQDLARKRSISRMSPPPSSVPTGHAAGRMSQQTPELHPFGKELAQVNEVVEEFGNLRVVDEEELVLHRKGLMKFSVDDYLSEVEELYGSIFDDQLGSINTGAWL; this is encoded by the coding sequence ATGTCGAACATCACTCGCGCATTCACCAAGCGCACGAAGCGCCCGGAAGTGTCCGCGCCCATGCCATATCGTGCCGAAGGGCATGTCCGTTTCAATTCGGGCACTATAAAGCGCGGCAACATCTCGGGCCCCGTGCAGCTGCTGTCGACTACGAATATGCTCGCCTACAACGCGCCCGACCTCAAATCGCCCacctcatcgtcatcgtcatcattgCGTTCGGACTCCGACGCGGCCATCTCTCCGCACAGCTActcttcctccatcaccaccccgGATATGTCGTCGCATGAGACCTCGCCCGTGGAGGCGAACCCGTCTTACTTCCCCAAGCGCTCGGCGACGGTCACCAGTCACCCGCGCTCTTCGacgtcctcctcgtccaccaccgAGGCCCCGGTGATCCCGAAGCGGGCTCTTTCGCACACCAAGCGGTCCCACCAGGATCTGGCTCGCAAGCGATCCATCTCACGCATgtcccctcccccttccaGTGTGCCGACCGGTCACGCAGCGGGACGGATGTCGCAACAGACCCCCGAGCTGCACCCATTCGGCAAGGAACTGGCGCAGGTGAACGAGGTTGTCGAGGAATTCGGCAATCTCcgcgtggtcgatgaagaGGAGCTGGTGCTCCACCGCAAGGGCCTCATGAAATTCTCCGTGGACGATTATCTCTCGGAAGTCGAGGAACTCTACGGGAGCATCTTTGACGACCAACTAGGCTCGATCAACACTGGAGCTTGGCTGTAA
- a CDS encoding uncharacterized protein (ID:PFLUO_000646-T1.cds;~source:funannotate) — protein sequence MIAASSPVSILKKSKSVPAAAGVKRKINEMDLALSPTSSVFSDGGDDAPSAKKRPRVQFNNDVEMREIGEQANTTSSGSTEKSLAVIREEVRRAIHRHVSASDSEAYDRIKEIFSADPKKAHDEMMASYDLPTHAALKHHLQGLLSHVASLDRTCNGLVQAVLNSEWLGRDESYVKLYIRFLGNLAAAQGTYLGTMLKMLATNLGSVPRGTGKLVGYAPVRGSEIYKRVHMALRHVMQLVPAGSGTLSPILSQQFPFETDSPKSHIFYTQNLIQLVSYAPELRSDILSLITEKLVKIDVQIQVDMEDVEDEVGEDLLLEISADEEDVGDEEDDLDDDASYESADAETERVQGIKENIQKVDGMIDILFEYFNTPFTSGTLAEKENTLDLLLSHFQTIILPTYKSRHPQFLLFHFSQCSPELVDRFAATCIGLVFNKLQPGIMRQSAAAYLASFVARGAHISGDVVRDVFDLLLSHLDKLRSDYEGSCRGPDLRRYGPFYSTAQALLYIFCFRWRDLTTAAVDGDSAEQVDDLEPSQVTFAPNIKEVLHKVIYSRLNPLKVCSPSIVTEFARIAHHFQFLYVYPLLETNKRLRVTAYRSISTLADPRFSAVEREIRAGDNLGYQLDAYFPFDPYHLPRSRRWLDGDYVEWRGIPGLDGADDSDSEADEDGEEGAEDATETDEE from the coding sequence ATGATAGCGGCTTCGTCGCCCGTGTCGATCCTCAAAAAGTCCAAGTCCGTACCGGCGGCTGCCGGCGTCAAACGCAAAATAAACGAAATGGACCTGGCCCTTTCTCCCACCTCCTCCGTGTTCTCCGATGGGGGCGATGACGCCCCCTCGGCCAAGAAGCGGCCCCGCGTCCAGTTCAATAACGATGTCGAGATGCGGGAGATCGGAGAGCAGGCAAATACCACATCCTCTGGCTCAACAGAAAAAAGTCTTGCGGTCATCCGAGAAGAGGTGCGCAGGGCGATCCACCGCCATGTCTCTGCATCGGACAGCGAGGCATACGACCGGATCAAGGAGATCTTCTCGGCAGATCCGAAAAAGGCCCACGACGAGATGATGGCATCGTACGACTTACCGACGCATGCCGCTCTGAAACATCATCTCCAAGGCCTGCTCTCGCATGTGGCCTCGTTGGATCGGACCTGCAACGGCCTCGTGCAGGCGGTCCTCAACAGCGAATGGCTCGGGCGGGACGAGTCCTATGTCAAGTTGTACATCCGGTTTCTGGGGAATCTGGCCGCCGCGCAGGGTACTTATCTGGGCACTATGCTGAAGATGCTGGCCACCAACCTCGGCAGTGTTCCTCGCGGGACGGGCAAGCTCGTTGGATACGCGCCCGTCCGGGGTTCCGAAATCTACAAGCGTGTCCATATGGCTCTGCGCCATGTGATGCAGCTTGTCCCCGCGGGCAGTGGCACCCTGTCCCCGATCTTGTCTCAGCAGTTCCCCTTCGAGACGGACTCGCCCAAGTCCCACATCTTCTACACACAAAATCTCATTCAACTCGTCTCCTACGCTCCTGAACTCCGGTCCGATATCCTCTCCCTGATCACGGAGAAATTGGTCAAAATCGACGTTCAAATCCAAGTGGATATGGAAGacgtcgaggatgaagtcGGCGAAGATCTACTCCTTGAAATCTCGGCtgatgaggaggatgtgggcgacgaggaggatgacctTGATGACGATGCCTCTTACGAGTCGGCCGACGCGGAGACCGAGCGCGTGCAGGGGATCAAGGAAAACATCCAGAAAGTGGACGGGATGATCGACATCCTCTTCGAGTACTTCAACACCCCGTTCACATCTGGCACTCTCgctgagaaggagaacaccctcgacctcctcctGAGCCACTTCCAAACCATCATCCTCCCCACCTACAAATCCCGCCACCCCCAGTTTCTActcttccacttctcccAATGCTCCCCCGAACTGGTTGATCGCTTCGCCGCAACCTGCATTGGCCTCGTCTTCAACAAGCTGCAACCGGGTATTATGCGCCAATCCGCGGCCGCATACCTAGCCAGCTTCGTCGCCCGCGGTGCCCACATCTCCGGGGATGTCGTGCGCGACGTATTCGACCTGCTCCTCAGCCACCTCGACAAACTCCGCTCCGACTACGAAGGCAGCTGTCGCGGGCCCGACCTCCGCCGCTACGGACCCTTCTACTCCACCGCACAAGCCCTCCTCTACATCTTCTGCTTCCGGTGGCGCGacctcaccaccgccgcggtGGACGGCGACAGCGCCGAGCAAGTCGACGACCTGGAGCCGAGCCAAGTCACCTTCGCCCCGAACATCAAGGAAGTGCTCCACAAGGTGATCTACTCGCGCCTCAACCCGCTGAAAGTATGCTCCCCCAGCATCGTCACGGAATTTGCCCGCATCGCCCACCACTTCCAGTTCCTCTACGTCTATCCGCTCCTCGAGACCAACAAGCGTCTCCGCGTGACGGCCTACCGCAGCATTTCCACCCTCGCCGACCCGCGCTTTAGCGCAGTCGAGCGCGAGATCCGCGCGGGCGATAATCTGGGCTACCAGCTCGACGCTTACTTCCCCTTCGATCCGTACCACCTCCCGCGCAGTCGCCGCTGGCTGGATGGTGACTATGTCGAGTGGCGCGGGATCCCGGGTCTCGATGGGGCGGATGATTCGGATAGCGAggctgatgaggatggcgaggagggtgCGGAGGATGCTACGGAAACTGATGAGGAgtga
- a CDS encoding uncharacterized protein (ID:PFLUO_000647-T1.cds;~source:funannotate), producing the protein MVSRWWLRLQAVIWRSLMGIGMFLHDIAPPRPRRPQFTRSVKSDSHTVVLHFYCPPDYTQQRRLGHRYPVAVNFHGGGFTLGSATDDGRWANCVLKEVGAVVVSVSYRLAPEHPFPAAVDDGVEALLYLAAHAGELGLDISRVALSGFSAGGNLAVTVPLRLHDRLSTQVKEQLGRSESSQRLVDQTNDLGIVALFCWYPILDFQESRDHRRAMSNNPNKTLPTFFTTLFDESYLPDLADRASPFASPVYASDSNLSEALPHDVYLYICEWDMLMKEGQSFVRRLEGLGKRVRSMMIEKVVHGWDKSPNPFRDQDSIDVLYRDACADMKAIFER; encoded by the coding sequence ATGGTCTCCCGCTGGTGGCTCCGACTCCAGGCCGTCATCTGGCGGTCCTTGATGGGCATCGGAATGTTCTTGCACGATATCGCTCCTCCACGTCCTCGCCGACCCCAATTCACCCGGAGCGTCAAGTCCGATTCCCACACTGTCGTCCTCCACTTCTATTGCCCACCGGACTACACCCAGCAGCGCCGACTCGGCCACCGGTACCCGGTCGCTGTCAATTtccacggcggcggcttcaCCCTCGGCTCCGCCACAGACGATGGCCGCTGGGCCAACTGCGTCTTGAAAGAAGTCGGCGCCGTGGTGGTCAGCGTCAGCTACCGGCTCGCCCCGGAGCACCCGTTCCCCGCGGCCGTGGACGACGGCGTCGAAGCACTCCTCTACCTCGCCGCACACGCGGGCGAGCTCGGGCTCGACATCAGCCGCGTGGCGCTGAGCGGGTTCTCGGCCGGCGGCAATCTCGCCGTCACCgtgccgctgcggctgcaTGACCGGCTGTCGACGCAGGTTAAGGAGCAATTGGGGCGGTCGGAATCCTCGCAGCGGCTCGTCGACCAGACGAACGACCTGGGCATCGTCGCGCTGTTCTGCTGGTATCCCATCCTCGACTTCCAGGAGTCGCGGGACCACCGCCGCGCCATGAGCAACAATCCCAACAAGACCCTGCCGACGTTCTTTACCACTCTCTTTGACGAATCCTACCTGCCCGATCTCGCCGACCGCGCCTCCCCCTTTGCGTCGCCGGTCTATGCATCTGATAGCAACCTCTCTGAAGCCCTGCCGCACGATGTGTACCTGTATATCTGCGAGTGGGATATGCTCATGAAAGAAGGCCAGTCCTTTGTTCGACGCCTGGAGGGGCTGGGGAAGCGGGTACGATCGATGATGATCGAAAAGGTAGTGCACGGGTGGGACAAATCGCCCAATCCGTTCCGCGACCAGGACAGCATTGATGTGCTGTATCGCGATGCGTGTGCGGACATGAAGGCGATTTTCGAGCGGTGA
- a CDS encoding uncharacterized protein (ID:PFLUO_000648-T1.cds;~source:funannotate), producing MSIRRALSKAFRGPGEKDDDSASGIRSTLSPRARTARSPTSPRRSILSNFLRDRDYVSSSEDVSDDSSSTGALSKNQQKRLVRQQRRSEQRSRLSEEQFSEPEPRRKTIEIARAVEEETEEMKARYGELPLMQSQDRLREDRTRLEDISLAMVGKEIFFTARLHVVRRLSSKLVFLVFRQQLNTFQGVLHEKEGISSMVMIQWAEHLRVGSFVRVRGTVRAPEVPVLGCSIHDVELSVESLHLLVRREEPVPFSVYEAEIRTSEEEKAEGRRNHIPDRTRLANRLLDLRTATSQSIFRLQSATCNLFRSALDEREFIEIHTPKLQGSATESGASVFQVNYFGRPAFLAQSPQLAKQMAIAADFGRVYEIGAVFRAENSNTHRHLTEYTGLDIEMAIEEHYHEMLETLDAVIKNILSGIYTKYRREIELVKSQFPAEDVVWLEKTPIIRFADGIKMLNDSGWRNEDGEELPLDEDLATRDEVRLGELVKETFGTDYYVLDKFPRGARPFYTMPDPEDDNYTNSFDMFIRGQEIVSGGQRIHEPHMLEENMRRVGINPDDMEEYMEAFRWGAPPHAGAGVGLERLLMLLLKVGNIRLTSLFYRDPKSLPEKPPMQQLRHPDCSTLEPQWKREKTGAVAKDESELQPLEKLIANYGDATSTSWFDDRYKVWRDMATGAAVAYVPSSGNYVIIPGNPVCDKSQYTRTITQFLQWLRRDTKYKPVWILCSPEVETILGERLGWRSLSCIAEERVDPHRNLAASDGEISRKLRRAETEGIKVSSASQGELPPDDVKQKIDERVHEWLSNRKGTQVHLSDIHPWCDSEHRWYFWASDMNGKICAFVALAMLSPDHGMQVKYSLDFPGSPNGVIEYIVTNAIQTAAKAGVKSLTFGAGATTHLIPGHNMHGAKVKMLEHTYDALAKQFHLVRKSEFRAKLGAIEDPLYISYPAHGLGSKGIRAILNFFED from the coding sequence atgtccatCAGGCGGGCCCTATCCAAGGCCTTCCGCGGCCCGGGCGAAAAAGACGATGACTCCGCGTCAGGCATTCGCTCGACCCTGTCGCCCAGGGCGCGCACCGCCCGCTCCCCGACTTCCCCCCGCCGCAGCATCCTGAGCAACTTCTTGCGCGATCGTGACTATGTCTCCTCGTCCGAGGATGTCTCCGATGACTCCTCCTCGACCGGCGCCCTCAGCAAGAACCAGCAGAAGCGATTGGTGCGTCAGCAGCGTCGCAGCGAACAACGCAGCCGGCTCAGCGAGGAGCAGTTCTCGGAACCCGAGCCGCGCCGGAAGACGATAGAGATCGCCCGGGCAGTCGAAGAGGAGACCGAAGAGATGAAGGCCCGGTATGGCGAGCTACCCCTCATGCAGTCGCAGGATCGCCTCCGCGAAGACCGCACCCGGCTCGAGGATATCTCGCTCGCCATGGTCGGCAAGGAGATTTTCTTTACGGCCCGGCTACACGTCGTACGCCGCCTCAGCTCGAAGTTGGTGTTCCTCGTCTTCCGCCAGCAGCTCAATACCTTCCAGGGTGTACTGCACGAAAAGGAAGGGATCTCGTCCATGGTCATGATCCAATGGGCCGAGCACCTGCGCGTGGGGTCCTTCGTTCGCGTCCGGGGTACTGTGCGAGCACCCGAGGTGCCCGTACTGGGCTGCAGCATTCACGATGTGGAATTGTCGGTTGAGTCGCTGCATCTCCTGGTGCGCCGTGAGGAACCGGTCCCCTTCAGTGTCTACGAGGCCGAGATCCGTACctccgaagaggagaaggccgagggcCGCCGCAATCATATTCCTGACCGCACTCGTCTGGCAAACCGTCTGCTGGATCTACGCACTGCCACCTCGCAGTCGATCTTCCGACTCCAGTCGGCCACCTGCAACCTGTTCCGCTCCGCCTTAGATGAGCGTGAATTCATCGAAATCCACACGCCCAAGCTGCAGGGCTCCGCCACCGAGTCCGGTGCCAGTGTCTTCCAGGTCAACTACTTCGGTCGACCGGCATTCCTGGCCCAGTCACCGCAGCTGGCCAAGCAGATGGCGATTGCTGCCGATTTTGGCCGCGTCTACGAGATTGGTGCCGTCTTCCGTGCCGAGAACTCCAACACTCACCGCCATCTGACGGAGTATACGGGATTGGATATCGAGATGGCTATTGAAGAACACTACCACGAGATGCTGGAGACGCTCGACGCCGTGATTAAAAACATTCTGAGCGGGATTTACACCAAGTACCGCCGGGAGATCGAGCTGGTCAAGTCTCAGTTCCCCGCGGAGGATGTCGTGTggctggagaagacgccgatCATCCGCTTCGCCGATGGTATCAAGATGCTCAACGACTCGGGCTGGAGGAACGAAGACGGCGAAGAGCTACCGCTCGATGAGGACTTGGCCACGCGCGATGAGGTGCGTCTGGGTGAGCTGGTCAAGGAAACCTTCGGCACCGACTACTACGTCCTGGACAAATTCCCGCGGGGTGCTCGCCCCTTCTACACCATGCCCGACCCCGAAGATGACAACTACACCAACTCGTTCGACATGTTCATCCGCGGCCAGGAGATTGTGTCAGGTGGCCAACGTATCCACGAACCTCACATGCTCGAAGAGAACATGCGCCGCGTCGGAATCAACCCGGACGACATGGAGGAGTACATGGAAGCTTTCCGCTGGGGTGCGCCGCCGCACGCAGGCGCTGGTGTTGGTCTGGAGCGCCTGCTGATGCTTCTGCTCAAGGTGGGTAACATCCGCCTCACCTCGCTCTTCTACCGCGACCCCAAGAGTCTGCCCGAGAAACCGCCTATGCAGCAACTGCGCCACCCGGATTGCTCGACATTGGAGCCCCAGTGGAAGCGTGAAAAGACTGGCGCCGTGGCGAAGGATGAGAGTGAGCTGCagccgctggagaagctgatcGCCAACTACGGTGACGCCACGTCGACCTCCTGGTTCGATGACCGGTACAAGGTATGGCGTGATATGGCCACCGGGGCCGCCGTCGCCTACGTGCCCAGCTCCGGCAATTACGTGATCATTCCGGGCAACCCGGTCTGCGACAAGAGTCAGTACACGCGCACCATCACCCAATTCCTGCAGTGGCTGCGCCGCGATACCAAGTACAAACCGGTGTGGATCCTGTGCTCGCCCGAAGTTGAGACTATCCTCGGCGAGCGTCTGGGCTGGCGCAGCTTATCGTGTATCGCCGAGGAGCGTGTTGACCCCCACCGCAACCTGGCCGCTTCTGATGGTGAGATCTCCCGCAAGCTCCGCCGTGCTGAGACCGAGGGGATCAAGGTTTCTTCAGCGAGCCAAGGCGAGTTGCCACCCGACGACGTGAAACAGAAGATCGACGAACGCGTCCATGAGTGGCTATCCAACCGTAAAGGCACGCAAGTGCATCTGTCCGACATCCACCCGTGGTGCGACTCCGAGCACCGCTGGTACTTCTGGGCAAGCGACATGAACGGCAAGATTTGCGCCTTCGTGGCGCTGGCCATGCTGTCCCCGGACCACGGCATGCAGGTCAAATATAGTCTCGACTTCCCTGGCTCGCCCAACGGGGTCATCGAATACATCGTCACAAACGCCATCCAGACAGCCGCTAAGGCCGGCGTCAAGAGCCTCACcttcggcgccggcgccaCCACTCACCTCATCCCGGGCCACAACATGCACGGCGCCAAGGTCAAGATGCTGGAGCACACGTACGATGCTCTAGCTAAGCAGTTCCACCTCGTGCGCAAGAGCGAGTTCCGCGCTAAGCTGGGCGCTATCGAAGATCCGCTTTATATCTCCTACCCGGCCCACGGTCTGGGGTCTAAGGGTATCCGCGCCATCCTGAACTTCTTTGAGGATTAA
- a CDS encoding uncharacterized protein (ID:PFLUO_000649-T1.cds;~source:funannotate): MFHFITIGILLPLISTLVQANVEKTIFRAPPASTIPSVEPELDDLGLERLSPRRSLLRTGLNASFPTDAAPEGTDSWFFVENLKPGQRYEIRVCWLATQPTSFKLSTHPLPETIESPSLFTSLNIFSTARLSSVESHLQANTIPRRASSHGAGGGLRDPAPTTNSVLFLRVQAAADYFTTDEALMRDVPPVGVDLILDPFLLNVFPRSLVPTAGWIVVVAGLAVFVAQWVSGEVGRVVLDARRSQRLQPGGKKDN, encoded by the exons ATGTTTCACTTCATCACCATCGGGATCCTACTCCCGCTCATATCAACCCTCGTCCAGGCCAACGTGGAGAAAACCATCTTCCGCGCACCACCAGCCTCAACAATCCCCTCAGTGGAACCAGAGCTCGACGATCTAGGTCTAGAACGTCTCTCGCCGCGCCGTTCCCTCCTCCGCACAGGTCTCAATGCCTCGTTCCCCACGGACGCAGCACCAGAGGGCACCGACTCGTGGTTCTTCGTGGAGAACCTCAAACCGGGACAACGATATGAAATCCGCGTCTGCTGGCTAGCAACC CAACCAACATCATTCAAACTCTCAACCCACCCCCTACCCGAGACAATTGAATCcccttccctcttcacctcccTCAATATCTTCTCCACAGCCCGCCTCTCATCCGTCGAGTCTCACCTGCAAGCAAACACCATCCCGCGCCGAGCCAGCTCCCACGGAGCAGGCGGCGGCCTGCGCGATCCAGCGCCAACCACGAACTCGGTCTTGTTTCTGCGCGTGCAAGCCGCGGCGGATTACTTCACTACAGACGAAGCGCTGATGCGCGATGTGCCGCCCGTCGGCGTGGATCTGATTCTTGATCCGTTCTTGTTGAATGTCTTCCCGCGCTCGTTGGTGCCTACCGCTGGGTGGATTGTTGTTGTGGCTGGTTTGGCCGTGTTTGTTGCACAGTGGGTGAGTGGGGAGGTTGGGAGAGTTGTTCTGGATGCGAGGAGGAGTCAGCGGTTGCAGccgggtgggaagaaggataATTAG
- a CDS encoding uncharacterized protein (ID:PFLUO_000650-T1.cds;~source:funannotate), protein MREIISLNVGQAGCQIANSCWELYCLEHGIQPDGFLTDERKKADPDHGFSTFFSETGQGKYVPRTIYCDLEPNVVDEVRTGTYRSLFHPDQMITGKEDASNNYARGHYTVGKEMIDQVLDKVRRVADSCAGLQGFLVFHSFGGGTGSGFGALLMERLSVDYGKKSKLEFCVYPAPQNATSVVEPYNSILTTHTTLEHSDCSFMVDNEAIYDICRRNLGIELPSYENLNRLIAQVVSSITASLRFDGSLNVDLNEFQTNLVPYPRIHFPLVAYSPIISADKAAHEAHSVTEITSNCFEPHNQMVKCDPRTGKYMATCLLYRGDVVPKDAHGAVATLKTKRTIQFVDWCPTGFKLGICYQPPQQVPNGDLANLNRAVCMLSNTTAIAEAWSALDHKFDLMYSKRAFVHWYVGEGMEEGEFSEAREDLAALERDYEEVASDSLEEEELEPEY, encoded by the exons ATGAGAGAGATCATCAGTTTGAACG TCGGTCAGGCCGGTTGCCAGATCGCCAACTCCTGCTGGGAG CTATACTGCCTGGAGCACGGTATTCAG CCCGACGGTTTCCTCACCGAtgagcgcaagaaggccgaccCCGACCACGGATTCAGCACTTTCTTCTCCGAGACTG GCCAGGGCAAGTATGTGCCCCGTACCATCTACTGCGATCTCGAGCCCAATGTCGTCGATGAGGTCCGCACCGGTACCTACCGGTCGCTGTTCCACCCCGACCAGATGATCACCGGCAAGGAGGATGCCTCGAACAACTACGCCCGTGGTCACTACACCGTCGGCAAGGAGATGATCGACCAGGTGCTCGACAAGGTTCGCCGCGTCGCCGACTCCTGCGCTGGTCTCCAGGGTTTCCTggtcttccactccttcgGTGGTGGTACTGGTTCCGGTTTCGGTGCTCTCCTGATGGAACGTCTGTCGGTCGACTACGGCAAGAAGTCCAAGCTGGAGTTCTGCGTCTACCCGGCCCCCCAGAACGCGACCTCGGTTGTTGAGCCCTACAACTCGATCCTGACCACCCACACCACCCTGGAGCACTCCGACTGCTCCTTCATGGTTGACAACGAGGCCATCTACGACATCTGCCGTCGCAACCTCGGCATTGAGCTGCCCAGCTACGAGAACCTGAACCGTCTGATCGCTCAGGTTGTCTCGTCCATCACGGCCTCCCTGCGCTTCGATGGCTCGCTCAACGTCGATCTGAACGAGTTCCAGACCAACCTGGTGCCCTACCCCCGTATCCACTTCCCTCTGGTGGCCTACTCGCCCATCATCTCTGCCGACAAGGCTGCCCACGAGGCCCACTCGGTCACCGAGATCACCTCCAACTGCTTCGAGCCCCACAACCAGATGGTCAAGTGTGACCCCCGCACCGGCAAGTACATGGCTACCTGCCTGCTGTACCGTGGTGACGTTGTCCCCAAGGACGCTCACGGTGCCGTGGCTACCCTCAAGACCAAGCGCACCATCCAGTTCGTCGACTGGTGCCCAACTGGCTTCAAGCTCGGTATCTGCTACCAGCCCCCGCAGCAGGTGCCCAACGGCGACCTGGCCAACCTCAACCGCGCTGT CTGCATGCTGtccaacaccaccgccatcgccgaggccTGGTCCGCTCTCGACCACAAGTTCGACCTCATGTACTCCAAGCGTGCCTTCGTCCACTGGTATGTCGGTGAGGGTATGGAGGAGGGTGAGTTCTCCGAGGCTCGTGAGGACCTGGCTGCTCTGGAGCGTGACTACGAGGAGGTCGCTAGCGACTCcctcgaggaggaggagctggagcccGAGTACTAG
- a CDS encoding uncharacterized protein (ID:PFLUO_000651-T1.cds;~source:funannotate) yields the protein MLSLKTLKLGVFVGLVAVAPLTEASGNSSCRCFYGDDCWPSDSTWNAFNQSVDGRLVATVPLATPCHTPNYDAKECKVLKDGWLLPEEHYNGKSTGASALSVWTHHLKDIEIKDWKDKHYTGKAAKLGAGVQGIEAYEAAHKQGLRMVGGECPTVGIAGGYSQGGGHSSLASKYGLAADQVLEWEVIDGNGRFLVANRNQNTDLYWALTGGGGGTYGVVWSMTSKAHPDGPVSGLNLTFTTTNISDDAFFKVVELYNTHLPSIVDEGVMSLNFLSNTSFSISPMTGPGVPLKKLESLIQPVRDELHRLGIKYVYESEVFDHYLAQFNAQTPLVEVGVAQYGSWLLPRSIMQKPSTNHELTNSIRTVLARGATFTTVGINVAKEVSGDVYNAVNPAWRNAVAHTLMSTTWEFDEPKKMLAKREEMTNVLVPSLSKLAPESGAYLNEADFRQPNFKQAFYGENYDTLRKIKAKYDPHCLFYGLTAVGSDEWTIAESGRMCRTTSAQALRHEI from the exons ATGCTTTCCTTGAAAACCCTCAAACTGGGGGTTTTCGTCGGCCTTGTTGCCGTTGCGCCTTTAACTGAGGCGTCTGGAAATTCATCTTGCCGATGTTTCTATGGGGATGATTGCTGGCCCTCGGATTCGACCTGGAATGCTTTCAACCAGTCGGTCGATGGACGTCTTGTGGCCACGGTGCCTCTCGCAACTCCCTGTCACACTCCGAACTACGATGCAAAGGAGTGTAAGGTGTTGAAGGATGGCTGGCTTTTGCCAGAGGAGCA CTATAACGGAAAATCCACCGGCGCGAGTGCTCTTTCAGTCTGGACACACCACCTGAAGGATATCGAGATCAAGGACTGGAAGGACAAACATTACACAGGAAAAGCTGCCAAGCTTGGTGCTGGTGTCCAGGGAATTGAGGCCTATGAGGCAGCACACAAGCAGGGTCTTCGAATGGTGGGTGGAGAGTGTCCTACTGTCGGTATTGCAGGCGGATATAGTCAAGGAGGTGGTCACTCTTCCTTGGCTTCGAAGTATGGTCTCGCTGCGGACCAGGTCCTCGAATGGGAGGTTATCGATGGTAATGGCAGGTTTCTCGTCGCAAACCGCAACCAGAACACTGATCTATACTGGGCACTGActggtggcggtggtggtaCCTACGGTGTCGTTTGGTCTATGACCTCTAAGGCTCATCCCGATGGCCCGGTGTCTGGATTGAACCTTACTTTCACAACCACCAACATTTCTGACGATGCGTTCTTCAAAGTCGTGGAGCTCTACAATACTCACTTGCCCTCCATCGTGGATGAGGGTGTTATGAGTCTCAACTTCCTTAGCAACACCTCCTTCTCTATTTCTCCCATGACTGGACCCGGCGTGCCCCTGAAAAAGCTCGAGAGCTTGATTCAGCCAGTTCGTGACGAACTGCACAGGCTTGGCATCAAGTATGTATACGAGTCGGAAGTGTTTGATCATTATCTTGCCCAATTCAATGCTCAGACGCCACTCGTCGAGGTTGGAGTCGCCCAGTACGGTAGCTGGCTTCTTCCCCGGTCAATCATGCAGAAACCCAGCACCAACCATGAATTGACAAACTCCATTCGGACCGTCCTTGCCAGGGGTGCTACCTTCACCACTGTTGGTATTAATGTGGCAAAAGAGGTCAGTGGCGACGTTTATAATGCTGTGAACCCTGCGTGGCGCAATGCAGTTGCCCACACGCTTATGTCTACCACGTGGGAGTTTGACGAGCCAAAGAAAATGCTCGCAAAGCGGGAAGAGATGACCAATGTGTTGGTTCCGAGTCTGAGCAAGTTAGCCCCTGAGTCTGGCGCTTATCTTAACGAG GCCGACTTCCGCCAGCCGAACTTCAAGCAGGCATTCTATGGCGAGAACTACGACACtctgcgcaagatcaaggccaagTACGATCCTCACTGTCTCTTCTATGGGTTGACTGCTGTTGGCTCTGATGAGTGGACCATCGCGGAAAGTGGACGAATGTGCCGCACGACTTCTGCACAAGCTCTTCGCCACGAAATTTAA